In Caloenas nicobarica isolate bCalNic1 chromosome 5, bCalNic1.hap1, whole genome shotgun sequence, a single genomic region encodes these proteins:
- the GRK2 gene encoding beta-adrenergic receptor kinase 1 isoform X2 has protein sequence MADLEAVLADVSYLMAMEKSRAAPAARASKRILLPEPSIRSVMQKYLNDRGEVTFDKIFTQKIGYLLFRDFAFNQAEEAKPLMEFYEEIKKYEKLDSEEERTVRSRHIFDHYIMKELLACSHPFSKSATEHVQSRLSKKQVPPDLFQPYIEEICQNLRGGIFQKFIESDKFTRFCQWKNVELNIHLTMNDFSVHRIIGRGGFGEVYGCRKADTGKMYAMKCLDKKRIKMKQGETLALNERIMLSLVSTGDCPFIVCMSYAFHTPDKLSFILDLMNGGDLHYHLSQHGVFSEAEMRFYAAEIILGLEHMHSRFVVYRDLKPANILLDEFGHVRISDLGLACDFSKKKPHASVGTHGYMAPEVLQKGVAYDSSADWFSLGCMLFKLLRGHSPFRQHKTKDKHEIDRMTLTMAVELPDSFSPELRSLLEGLLQRDVNRRLGCMGRGAQEVKEEPFFKGLDWQMVFLQKYPPPLIPPRGEVNAADAFDIGSFDEEDTKGIKLLESDQELYRNFPLTISERWQQEVTETVFEAVNADTDKLEARKKAKKQLGHEEEYAMGKDCIMHGYMSKLGNPFLTQWQRRYFYLFPNRLEWRGEGESPSLLTMEEIDSVEETQVKERKCILLRIRGGKQFVLQCDSDPELVQWRKELRDAQRQAQQLLQRVPRMQNKPRSPVVELSKVPFIQRSPNGL, from the exons ATGGCGGACCTGGAGGCGGTGCTGGCGGACGTGAGCTACCTGATGGCCATGGAGAAGAgccgcgccgcgcccgccgcccgcgccaGCAAGAGGATCCTGCTGCCCGAGCCCAG CATCCGCAGCGTCATGCAGAAGTACCTGAATGACCGGGGAGAGGTGACGTTCGACAAGATCTTCACGCAGAAGATCG GGTACCTGCTCTTCAGGGACTTCGCCTTTAACCAGGCAGAGGAGGCCAAACCCCTCATGGAGTTTTACGAGGAG ATCAAGAAGTACGAGAAGCTGGACTCGGAGGAGGAGCGAACCGTCCGGAGCCGCCACATCTTCGACCATTACATCATGAAGGAGCTGCTGGCCTGCTCCCAC CCTTTCTCCAAGAGTGCCACAGAGCATGTCCAGAGCCGCCTCAGCAAGAAGCAGGTGCCCCCAGACCTCTTCCAG ccctaCATTGAGGAGATCTGCCAGAACCTGCGTGGGGGAATCTTCCAGAAATTCATCGAGAG TGACAAGTTCACGCGATTCTGCCAGTGGAAGAACGTGGAGCTGAACATCCAT CTCACCATGAACGACTTCAGCGTTCACCGAATCATCGGCCGCGGTGGTTTTGGCGAGGTCTACGGCTGCCGAAAAGCGGACACAGGCAAAAT GTACGCCATGAAGTGTTTGGACAAGAAACGCATCAAGATGAAGCAGGGCGAGACCCTGGCCCTCAACGAGCGCATCATGCTGTCCCTCGTCAGCACCggg GACTGCCCATTCATCGTCTGCATGTCGTACGCCTTCCACACGCCCGACAAGCTCAGCTTCATCCTCGACCTCATGAACG GAGGAGACCTTCATTATCACTTGTCCCAGCACGGCGTCTTCTCGGAGGCAGAGATGAGATTTTACGCAGCTGAGATCATCCTGGGCCTGGAGCACATGCACAGCCGCTTTGTGGTGTACCGCGACCTCAAG CCGGCAAACATCCTCCTGGACGAGTTTGGGCACGTCCGCATCTCAGACCTGGGCTTGGCCTGTGACTTCTCCAAGAAGAAGCCCCACGCCAGCGT GGGCACACATGGGTACATGGCTCCAGAGGTGCTGCAGAAAGGGGTGGCCTACGACAGCAGCGCTGACTGGTTCTCGCTGGGCTGCATGCTCTTCAAACTGCTGCGGGG GCACAGCCCCTTTCGGCAGCACAAGACAAAGGACAAGCACGAGATCGACCGCATGACGCTCACCATG GCCGTCGAGCTGCCTGACTCCTTCTCCCCCGAGCTGCGCTCCCTGCTCGAGGGGCTGCTGCAGCGAGACGTCAACCGCCGGCTGGGCTGCATGGGCCGCGG GGCCCAGGAGGTGAAGGAGGAGCCCTTCTTCAAAGGTCTGGACTGGCAGATGGTTTTCCTGCAGAAG TACCCGCCGCCCCTCATCCCACCTCGCGGCGAGGTGAACGCGGCCGACGCCTTCGACATCGGCTCCTTCGACGAGGAGGACACCAAGGGCATCAAG CTGCTGGAGAGCGACCAGGAGCTGTACCGCAACTTCCCGCTCACCATCTCCGagcggtggcagcaggaggtgaCCGAGACCGTCTTTGAAGCCGTCAACGCTGACACCGACAAGCTGGAGGCTCGGAAGAAGGCCAAAAAGCAGCTGGGCCATGAGGAGG AGTACGCCATGGGCAAGGACTGCATCATGCACGGGTACATGTCCAAGCTGGGCAACCCCTTCCTGACGCAGTGGCAACGCCGCTACTTCTACCTCTTCCCCAACCGCCTCGAGTGGCGCGGGGAGGGCGAGTCGCCG TCCCTGCTCACCATGGAGGAGATCGACTCGGTGGAGGAGACGCAGGTGAAGGAACGCAAGTGCATCCTGCTCCGCATCCGCGGCGGCAAGCAGTTCGTGCTGCAGTGCGAT AGCgaccctgagctggtgcagtgGCGGAAGGAGCTGCGGGACGCCCAGCGCCAGgcgcagcagctgctgcagcggGTGCCGCGGATGCAGAACAAGCCGCGCTCGCCCGTGGTGGAGCTCAGCAAAGTGCCGTTCATCCAGCGCTCCCCCAACGGGCTCTGA
- the GRK2 gene encoding beta-adrenergic receptor kinase 1 isoform X1, giving the protein MADLEAVLADVSYLMAMEKSRAAPAARASKRILLPEPSIRSVMQKYLNDRGEVTFDKIFTQKIGYLLFRDFAFNQAEEAKPLMEFYEEIKKYEKLDSEEERTVRSRHIFDHYIMKELLACSHPFSKSATEHVQSRLSKKQVPPDLFQPYIEEICQNLRGGIFQKFIESDKFTRFCQWKNVELNIHLTMNDFSVHRIIGRGGFGEVYGCRKADTGKMYAMKCLDKKRIKMKQGETLALNERIMLSLVSTGDCPFIVCMSYAFHTPDKLSFILDLMNGGDLHYHLSQHGVFSEAEMRFYAAEIILGLEHMHSRFVVYRDLKPANILLDEFGHVRISDLGLACDFSKKKPHASVGTHGYMAPEVLQKGVAYDSSADWFSLGCMLFKLLRGHSPFRQHKTKDKHEIDRMTLTMAVELPDSFSPELRSLLEGLLQRDVNRRLGCMGRGAQEVKEEPFFKGLDWQMVFLQKYPPPLIPPRGEVNAADAFDIGSFDEEDTKGIKLLESDQELYRNFPLTISERWQQEVTETVFEAVNADTDKLEARKKAKKQLGHEEEYAMGKDCIMHGYMSKLGNPFLTQWQRRYFYLFPNRLEWRGEGESPQSLLTMEEIDSVEETQVKERKCILLRIRGGKQFVLQCDSDPELVQWRKELRDAQRQAQQLLQRVPRMQNKPRSPVVELSKVPFIQRSPNGL; this is encoded by the exons ATGGCGGACCTGGAGGCGGTGCTGGCGGACGTGAGCTACCTGATGGCCATGGAGAAGAgccgcgccgcgcccgccgcccgcgccaGCAAGAGGATCCTGCTGCCCGAGCCCAG CATCCGCAGCGTCATGCAGAAGTACCTGAATGACCGGGGAGAGGTGACGTTCGACAAGATCTTCACGCAGAAGATCG GGTACCTGCTCTTCAGGGACTTCGCCTTTAACCAGGCAGAGGAGGCCAAACCCCTCATGGAGTTTTACGAGGAG ATCAAGAAGTACGAGAAGCTGGACTCGGAGGAGGAGCGAACCGTCCGGAGCCGCCACATCTTCGACCATTACATCATGAAGGAGCTGCTGGCCTGCTCCCAC CCTTTCTCCAAGAGTGCCACAGAGCATGTCCAGAGCCGCCTCAGCAAGAAGCAGGTGCCCCCAGACCTCTTCCAG ccctaCATTGAGGAGATCTGCCAGAACCTGCGTGGGGGAATCTTCCAGAAATTCATCGAGAG TGACAAGTTCACGCGATTCTGCCAGTGGAAGAACGTGGAGCTGAACATCCAT CTCACCATGAACGACTTCAGCGTTCACCGAATCATCGGCCGCGGTGGTTTTGGCGAGGTCTACGGCTGCCGAAAAGCGGACACAGGCAAAAT GTACGCCATGAAGTGTTTGGACAAGAAACGCATCAAGATGAAGCAGGGCGAGACCCTGGCCCTCAACGAGCGCATCATGCTGTCCCTCGTCAGCACCggg GACTGCCCATTCATCGTCTGCATGTCGTACGCCTTCCACACGCCCGACAAGCTCAGCTTCATCCTCGACCTCATGAACG GAGGAGACCTTCATTATCACTTGTCCCAGCACGGCGTCTTCTCGGAGGCAGAGATGAGATTTTACGCAGCTGAGATCATCCTGGGCCTGGAGCACATGCACAGCCGCTTTGTGGTGTACCGCGACCTCAAG CCGGCAAACATCCTCCTGGACGAGTTTGGGCACGTCCGCATCTCAGACCTGGGCTTGGCCTGTGACTTCTCCAAGAAGAAGCCCCACGCCAGCGT GGGCACACATGGGTACATGGCTCCAGAGGTGCTGCAGAAAGGGGTGGCCTACGACAGCAGCGCTGACTGGTTCTCGCTGGGCTGCATGCTCTTCAAACTGCTGCGGGG GCACAGCCCCTTTCGGCAGCACAAGACAAAGGACAAGCACGAGATCGACCGCATGACGCTCACCATG GCCGTCGAGCTGCCTGACTCCTTCTCCCCCGAGCTGCGCTCCCTGCTCGAGGGGCTGCTGCAGCGAGACGTCAACCGCCGGCTGGGCTGCATGGGCCGCGG GGCCCAGGAGGTGAAGGAGGAGCCCTTCTTCAAAGGTCTGGACTGGCAGATGGTTTTCCTGCAGAAG TACCCGCCGCCCCTCATCCCACCTCGCGGCGAGGTGAACGCGGCCGACGCCTTCGACATCGGCTCCTTCGACGAGGAGGACACCAAGGGCATCAAG CTGCTGGAGAGCGACCAGGAGCTGTACCGCAACTTCCCGCTCACCATCTCCGagcggtggcagcaggaggtgaCCGAGACCGTCTTTGAAGCCGTCAACGCTGACACCGACAAGCTGGAGGCTCGGAAGAAGGCCAAAAAGCAGCTGGGCCATGAGGAGG AGTACGCCATGGGCAAGGACTGCATCATGCACGGGTACATGTCCAAGCTGGGCAACCCCTTCCTGACGCAGTGGCAACGCCGCTACTTCTACCTCTTCCCCAACCGCCTCGAGTGGCGCGGGGAGGGCGAGTCGCCG CAGTCCCTGCTCACCATGGAGGAGATCGACTCGGTGGAGGAGACGCAGGTGAAGGAACGCAAGTGCATCCTGCTCCGCATCCGCGGCGGCAAGCAGTTCGTGCTGCAGTGCGAT AGCgaccctgagctggtgcagtgGCGGAAGGAGCTGCGGGACGCCCAGCGCCAGgcgcagcagctgctgcagcggGTGCCGCGGATGCAGAACAAGCCGCGCTCGCCCGTGGTGGAGCTCAGCAAAGTGCCGTTCATCCAGCGCTCCCCCAACGGGCTCTGA
- the ANKRD13D gene encoding ankyrin repeat domain-containing protein 13D isoform X1, with protein sequence MARPGDTFPLHRLVWHNRHQALDSALRSGTHDVELTDPRGRTPLELAVSLGHLESVRVLLRHNANVGRENANGWTVLQEAVSTGDPEMVQLVLQYRDYQRATRRLAGIPELLSKLRRASDFYVEMKWEFTSWVPLVSKVCPSDVYRVWKRGESLRVDTTLLGFEHMTWQRGRRSYIFKGDEDGAVVMEVDHDKQVVYTETLALALHEPDLLLAAMQPSEEHVAGRLTSPIVSTHLDTRNIAFERNKSGIWGWRSEKMEVVSGYEAKVYSASNVELVTKTRTEHLSDQDKSRSKGSKTPFHSFLGIAQQHGTHNGAPVLQAASPTNPTAITPEEYFDPHFDLETRNIGRPIEMSSKVQRFKATLWLCEQHPLSLAEQVTPIIDLMAISNAHFAKLRDFITLKLPPGFPVKIGEGGAGGAGQGRGLSQGGAADPCPPPEIPLFHVLNARITFSNLCGCDQPLGSVRVCTPTHPPGTQPPGAKGPTPGGAAGWPFPCEVEAGVFEVPAGYTVLGAGRSEPLRDEDDDLLQFAIQQSLLDAGTETDQVTIWEALTNTRPGSDPPPYDEDLQLERALQESMLLQAGPSADPPAAGSPAGAGGSSPPGPPGYGSFAEQLRLAMALSEREQEERERRRREEDEELQRILRLSLTDK encoded by the exons ATGGCCCGGCCCGGCGACACCTTCCCGCTGCACCGGCTCGTCTGGCACAACCGGCACCAGGCGCTGGACAGCGCCCTGCGCTCCGGCACG CACGACGTGGAGCTGACGGACCCCCGCGGGAGGACCCCGCTGGAGCTGGCCGTGTCCCTGGGCCACCTGGAGTCGGTGCGGGTGCTGCTGCGGCACAACGCCAACGTGGGCCGGGAGAACGCCAACGGCTGGACAG tgctgcaggaggCGGTGAGCACGGGGGACCCCGAGATGGTGCAGCTGGTGCTCCAGTACCGCGACTACCAGCGGGCGACGCGGCGGCTCGCCGGCATCCCCGAGCTGCTCAGCAAACTGCGCCGG GCATCCGACTTCTATGTGGAGATGAAGTGGGAGTTCACCAGCTGGG TGCCACTGGTCTCCAAGGTCTGTCCCAGCGACGTTTACCGCGTCTGGAAGCGGGGGGAGAGCCTGCGCGTTGACACCACGCTGCTGGGCTTCGAGCACATGACGTGGCAGCGCGGCCGCCGCAGCTACATCTTCAAGGGGGACG AGGACGGGGCGGTGGTGATGGAGGTGGACCACGACAAGCAGGTGGTCTACACGGAGACCTTGGCCTTGGCCTTGCACGAGCCCGACCTGCTGCTGGCGGCCATGCAGCCCTCGGAGGAGCACGTGGCCGGGCGGCTGACGTCCCCCATCGTCTCCACGCACCTGGACACCAGGAACATCGCCTTCGAGAG GAACAAATCGGGGATCTGGGGCTGGCGCTCCGAGAAGATGGAGGTGGTCAGCGGCTACGAGGCCAAG GTGTACAGCGCCAGCAACGTGGAGCTGGTCACCAAGACGAGGACAGAGCACCTGTCCGACCAGGACAAGTCACGCAGCAAAG GCTCCAAGACCCCCTTCCACTCCTTCCTGGGCATCGCGCAGCAGCACGGCACCCACAACGGG GCACCCGTGCTGCAGgctgccagccccaccaaccccacagCCATCACCCCTGAGGAGTATTTCGACCCCCACTTCGACCTGGAGACCCGCAACATTGGGCGCCCCATCGAGATGTCCAGCAAGGTGCAGAG GTTCAAGGCCACGCTGTGGCTGTGCGAGCAGCACCCGCTGTCGCTGGCGGAGCAGGTGACCCCCATCATCGACCTCATGGCCATCTCCAACGCCCACTTTGCCAAACTGCGCGACTTCATCACCCTCAAGCTGCCGCCCGGTTTTCCCGTCAAGATCGGTGAGGgtggggccggcggggcggggcaggggcggggcctgTCCCAGGGCGGGGCCGCTgacccctgtccccccccagagATCCCCCTCTTCCACGTCCTCAACGCCCGCATCACCTTCAGCAACCTGTGCGGGTGCGACCAGCCGCTGGGCTCCGTGCGGGTCTGcacccccacccacccccccggCACGCAGCCCCCCGGCGCCAAAG GGCCCACCCCGGGCGGTGCGGCAGGCTGGCCCTTCCCGTGCGAGGTGGAGGCGGGGGTGTTCGAGGTGCCGGCGGGGTACACGGTGCTGGGCGCGGGGCGCAGCGAGCCCCTGCGAGATGAGGACGACGACCTGCTGCAGTTCGCCATCCAGCAGAGCCTGCTCGACGCCGGCACCGAGACCGACCAG GTGACCATTTGGGAGGCGCTGACCAACACCCGCCCGGGCAGCGACCCGCCGCCCTACGATGAGGACCTGCAGCTGGAGCG AGCCCTGCAGGAGAGCATGCTGCTGCAGGCCGGCCCCAGCGCCGACCCCCCGGCAGCCGGCAGCCCCGCCGGGGCGGGTGGGAGCagccccccgggcccccccggcTACGGCAGCTTCGCGGAGCAGCTGCGCTTGGCCATGGCGCTCTCGGAGCGGGAGCAGGAGGAGCGGGAGCGGCGCCGGCGCGAGGAGGATGAGGAGCTCCAGCGCATCCTGCGCCTGTCCCTCACCGACAAGTAG
- the ANKRD13D gene encoding ankyrin repeat domain-containing protein 13D isoform X2: protein MARPGDTFPLHRLVWHNRHQALDSALRSGTHDVELTDPRGRTPLELAVSLGHLESVRVLLRHNANVGRENANGWTVLQEAVSTGDPEMVQLVLQYRDYQRATRRLAGIPELLSKLRRASDFYVEMKWEFTSWVPLVSKVCPSDVYRVWKRGESLRVDTTLLGFEHMTWQRGRRSYIFKGDEDGAVVMEVDHDKQVVYTETLALALHEPDLLLAAMQPSEEHVAGRLTSPIVSTHLDTRNIAFERNKSGIWGWRSEKMEVVSGYEAKVYSASNVELVTKTRTEHLSDQDKSRSKGSKTPFHSFLGIAQQHGTHNGAPVLQAASPTNPTAITPEEYFDPHFDLETRNIGRPIEMSSKVQRFKATLWLCEQHPLSLAEQVTPIIDLMAISNAHFAKLRDFITLKLPPGFPVKIEIPLFHVLNARITFSNLCGCDQPLGSVRVCTPTHPPGTQPPGAKGPTPGGAAGWPFPCEVEAGVFEVPAGYTVLGAGRSEPLRDEDDDLLQFAIQQSLLDAGTETDQVTIWEALTNTRPGSDPPPYDEDLQLERALQESMLLQAGPSADPPAAGSPAGAGGSSPPGPPGYGSFAEQLRLAMALSEREQEERERRRREEDEELQRILRLSLTDK, encoded by the exons ATGGCCCGGCCCGGCGACACCTTCCCGCTGCACCGGCTCGTCTGGCACAACCGGCACCAGGCGCTGGACAGCGCCCTGCGCTCCGGCACG CACGACGTGGAGCTGACGGACCCCCGCGGGAGGACCCCGCTGGAGCTGGCCGTGTCCCTGGGCCACCTGGAGTCGGTGCGGGTGCTGCTGCGGCACAACGCCAACGTGGGCCGGGAGAACGCCAACGGCTGGACAG tgctgcaggaggCGGTGAGCACGGGGGACCCCGAGATGGTGCAGCTGGTGCTCCAGTACCGCGACTACCAGCGGGCGACGCGGCGGCTCGCCGGCATCCCCGAGCTGCTCAGCAAACTGCGCCGG GCATCCGACTTCTATGTGGAGATGAAGTGGGAGTTCACCAGCTGGG TGCCACTGGTCTCCAAGGTCTGTCCCAGCGACGTTTACCGCGTCTGGAAGCGGGGGGAGAGCCTGCGCGTTGACACCACGCTGCTGGGCTTCGAGCACATGACGTGGCAGCGCGGCCGCCGCAGCTACATCTTCAAGGGGGACG AGGACGGGGCGGTGGTGATGGAGGTGGACCACGACAAGCAGGTGGTCTACACGGAGACCTTGGCCTTGGCCTTGCACGAGCCCGACCTGCTGCTGGCGGCCATGCAGCCCTCGGAGGAGCACGTGGCCGGGCGGCTGACGTCCCCCATCGTCTCCACGCACCTGGACACCAGGAACATCGCCTTCGAGAG GAACAAATCGGGGATCTGGGGCTGGCGCTCCGAGAAGATGGAGGTGGTCAGCGGCTACGAGGCCAAG GTGTACAGCGCCAGCAACGTGGAGCTGGTCACCAAGACGAGGACAGAGCACCTGTCCGACCAGGACAAGTCACGCAGCAAAG GCTCCAAGACCCCCTTCCACTCCTTCCTGGGCATCGCGCAGCAGCACGGCACCCACAACGGG GCACCCGTGCTGCAGgctgccagccccaccaaccccacagCCATCACCCCTGAGGAGTATTTCGACCCCCACTTCGACCTGGAGACCCGCAACATTGGGCGCCCCATCGAGATGTCCAGCAAGGTGCAGAG GTTCAAGGCCACGCTGTGGCTGTGCGAGCAGCACCCGCTGTCGCTGGCGGAGCAGGTGACCCCCATCATCGACCTCATGGCCATCTCCAACGCCCACTTTGCCAAACTGCGCGACTTCATCACCCTCAAGCTGCCGCCCGGTTTTCCCGTCAAGATCG agATCCCCCTCTTCCACGTCCTCAACGCCCGCATCACCTTCAGCAACCTGTGCGGGTGCGACCAGCCGCTGGGCTCCGTGCGGGTCTGcacccccacccacccccccggCACGCAGCCCCCCGGCGCCAAAG GGCCCACCCCGGGCGGTGCGGCAGGCTGGCCCTTCCCGTGCGAGGTGGAGGCGGGGGTGTTCGAGGTGCCGGCGGGGTACACGGTGCTGGGCGCGGGGCGCAGCGAGCCCCTGCGAGATGAGGACGACGACCTGCTGCAGTTCGCCATCCAGCAGAGCCTGCTCGACGCCGGCACCGAGACCGACCAG GTGACCATTTGGGAGGCGCTGACCAACACCCGCCCGGGCAGCGACCCGCCGCCCTACGATGAGGACCTGCAGCTGGAGCG AGCCCTGCAGGAGAGCATGCTGCTGCAGGCCGGCCCCAGCGCCGACCCCCCGGCAGCCGGCAGCCCCGCCGGGGCGGGTGGGAGCagccccccgggcccccccggcTACGGCAGCTTCGCGGAGCAGCTGCGCTTGGCCATGGCGCTCTCGGAGCGGGAGCAGGAGGAGCGGGAGCGGCGCCGGCGCGAGGAGGATGAGGAGCTCCAGCGCATCCTGCGCCTGTCCCTCACCGACAAGTAG
- the ANKRD13D gene encoding ankyrin repeat domain-containing protein 13D isoform X3 has protein sequence MARPGDTFPLHRLVWHNRHQALDSALRSGTHDVELTDPRGRTPLELAVSLGHLESVRVLLRHNANVGRENANGWTVLQEAVSTGDPEMVQLVLQYRDYQRATRRLAGIPELLSKLRRASDFYVEMKWEFTSWVPLVSKVCPSDVYRVWKRGESLRVDTTLLGFEHMTWQRGRRSYIFKGDEDGAVVMEVDHDKQVVYTETLALALHEPDLLLAAMQPSEEHVAGRLTSPIVSTHLDTRNIAFERNKSGIWGWRSEKMEVVSGYEAKVYSASNVELVTKTRTEHLSDQDKSRSKGSKTPFHSFLGIAQQHGTHNGAPVLQAASPTNPTAITPEEYFDPHFDLETRNIGRPIEMSSKVQRFKATLWLCEQHPLSLAEQVTPIIDLMAISNAHFAKLRDFITLKLPPGFPVKIEIPLFHVLNARITFSNLCGCDQPLGSVRVCTPTHPPGTQPPGAKGWPFPCEVEAGVFEVPAGYTVLGAGRSEPLRDEDDDLLQFAIQQSLLDAGTETDQVTIWEALTNTRPGSDPPPYDEDLQLERALQESMLLQAGPSADPPAAGSPAGAGGSSPPGPPGYGSFAEQLRLAMALSEREQEERERRRREEDEELQRILRLSLTDK, from the exons ATGGCCCGGCCCGGCGACACCTTCCCGCTGCACCGGCTCGTCTGGCACAACCGGCACCAGGCGCTGGACAGCGCCCTGCGCTCCGGCACG CACGACGTGGAGCTGACGGACCCCCGCGGGAGGACCCCGCTGGAGCTGGCCGTGTCCCTGGGCCACCTGGAGTCGGTGCGGGTGCTGCTGCGGCACAACGCCAACGTGGGCCGGGAGAACGCCAACGGCTGGACAG tgctgcaggaggCGGTGAGCACGGGGGACCCCGAGATGGTGCAGCTGGTGCTCCAGTACCGCGACTACCAGCGGGCGACGCGGCGGCTCGCCGGCATCCCCGAGCTGCTCAGCAAACTGCGCCGG GCATCCGACTTCTATGTGGAGATGAAGTGGGAGTTCACCAGCTGGG TGCCACTGGTCTCCAAGGTCTGTCCCAGCGACGTTTACCGCGTCTGGAAGCGGGGGGAGAGCCTGCGCGTTGACACCACGCTGCTGGGCTTCGAGCACATGACGTGGCAGCGCGGCCGCCGCAGCTACATCTTCAAGGGGGACG AGGACGGGGCGGTGGTGATGGAGGTGGACCACGACAAGCAGGTGGTCTACACGGAGACCTTGGCCTTGGCCTTGCACGAGCCCGACCTGCTGCTGGCGGCCATGCAGCCCTCGGAGGAGCACGTGGCCGGGCGGCTGACGTCCCCCATCGTCTCCACGCACCTGGACACCAGGAACATCGCCTTCGAGAG GAACAAATCGGGGATCTGGGGCTGGCGCTCCGAGAAGATGGAGGTGGTCAGCGGCTACGAGGCCAAG GTGTACAGCGCCAGCAACGTGGAGCTGGTCACCAAGACGAGGACAGAGCACCTGTCCGACCAGGACAAGTCACGCAGCAAAG GCTCCAAGACCCCCTTCCACTCCTTCCTGGGCATCGCGCAGCAGCACGGCACCCACAACGGG GCACCCGTGCTGCAGgctgccagccccaccaaccccacagCCATCACCCCTGAGGAGTATTTCGACCCCCACTTCGACCTGGAGACCCGCAACATTGGGCGCCCCATCGAGATGTCCAGCAAGGTGCAGAG GTTCAAGGCCACGCTGTGGCTGTGCGAGCAGCACCCGCTGTCGCTGGCGGAGCAGGTGACCCCCATCATCGACCTCATGGCCATCTCCAACGCCCACTTTGCCAAACTGCGCGACTTCATCACCCTCAAGCTGCCGCCCGGTTTTCCCGTCAAGATCG agATCCCCCTCTTCCACGTCCTCAACGCCCGCATCACCTTCAGCAACCTGTGCGGGTGCGACCAGCCGCTGGGCTCCGTGCGGGTCTGcacccccacccacccccccggCACGCAGCCCCCCGGCGCCAAAG GCTGGCCCTTCCCGTGCGAGGTGGAGGCGGGGGTGTTCGAGGTGCCGGCGGGGTACACGGTGCTGGGCGCGGGGCGCAGCGAGCCCCTGCGAGATGAGGACGACGACCTGCTGCAGTTCGCCATCCAGCAGAGCCTGCTCGACGCCGGCACCGAGACCGACCAG GTGACCATTTGGGAGGCGCTGACCAACACCCGCCCGGGCAGCGACCCGCCGCCCTACGATGAGGACCTGCAGCTGGAGCG AGCCCTGCAGGAGAGCATGCTGCTGCAGGCCGGCCCCAGCGCCGACCCCCCGGCAGCCGGCAGCCCCGCCGGGGCGGGTGGGAGCagccccccgggcccccccggcTACGGCAGCTTCGCGGAGCAGCTGCGCTTGGCCATGGCGCTCTCGGAGCGGGAGCAGGAGGAGCGGGAGCGGCGCCGGCGCGAGGAGGATGAGGAGCTCCAGCGCATCCTGCGCCTGTCCCTCACCGACAAGTAG